GAGAACTAAATGGACCAGAGCCAAGAGGAAGCTTAACACCCAGGATATGATGGCCAGGACAAGGCACACTCTCCAGCTCATGGTGACTATGTAATGtagggggtggcagatggccacaaaccTGTCATAAGACATCACTACCAAAATCAGGCACTCTGTGTGAGCAAAGGCTAGATATAAAAATGTCTGCATAATGCAGGGAACAAAGGAGATGGTTCTTTTCTGACTCACAAGATTTGCCAGCATCTTGGGGACATTGTTGGAAGCATAGGACATGTCAATGATGGCCAAGtgtgagaggaagaagtacatgggggtgtgaagTCTAGAGTCTGAGCAGATAAGCCCCAGGATGACTCCATTCCCCAGAAGGGTGAGGGtatagaagagagagaaaagtgcaAAGAGGAAAAACTCCACTGCTGGGTCAACCTGGAATCCCAGCAGGGTAACTTCTGTGATCCATGTCTGGTTGCCTCCCATGCTCCTGGGCAGAGACAAACTAGCCCAAGTCCACAACAGGGAGGCCAGAGCTGTAGGTAAATCAAGACAAAACATACTTACTGAATGTTACGAAGtaacatttagaaatgtattaGGTTGGATGGATttcctagaatttatttttaggtatgtTGTTAAAACTAACTCTGTGTGCTCAAATGAATCAGAAAAAATCTTTGTATCAGTGAAACAATAGgatatctatgtgtgtgtatatatatgtatatatatatatatatatacacacacatatacatataaatgtaaaatttattgtagataataaaatataataggatACATTATTATATTCTCTACCTAACAAAATACACACATGAGCACATATGAGTTTGGGAGAATTCAAATATTCTGGCTGCCCTTCAAGGCTATGAGTCTTGATTGTTAATGTagttaaaagagagagaaccttGACAAACCATCTGCAATAAGGGGTAGTTTCATT
The window above is part of the Hippopotamus amphibius kiboko isolate mHipAmp2 chromosome 4, mHipAmp2.hap2, whole genome shotgun sequence genome. Proteins encoded here:
- the LOC130851709 gene encoding olfactory receptor 2A14-like gives rise to the protein MGGNQTWITEVTLLGFQVDPAVEFFLFALFSLFYTLTLLGNGVILGLICSDSRLHTPMYFFLSHLAIIDMSYASNNVPKMLANLVSQKRTISFVPCIMQTFLYLAFAHTECLILVVMSYDRFVAICHPLHYIVTMSWRVCLVLAIISWVLSFLLALVHLVLFLRLPFCGPHEVNHFFCEILSVLKLACADTRINQVVIFSACVFILAGPLCLVLVSYTRILVAVLRIQSGEGRRKAFSTCSSHLCVVGLFFGSAIVMYMAPNSRHPEEQQKILSLFYSLFNPMLNPLIYSLRNVEVKGALRRVLWKDRLM